The region ggagggagtacataataacaGTTCAAACGGGGATTATGTTTCAGGCCTTGCCTATTCCACTCTTCGCCTGTTACTTTGCTAAGATTTAGACCTGCCTGTTGCATGCATGACAATGTCCCATAGCTCAAACTCGTCGCCCGGTATCCTAGGTCGCCCGGTATCCTAGCTCGACAAAACTCACTTACCGTTTGCTCCAAAATTTCCTGCTTTTCAATAGACCCTTAGCTAGTTTCCAGAGAGGTATCCTCTACaagattcagagcaaagtaacagcagTACACATTTAAGGTCACAAATTAGATCATAACACATAAACAGCGCCACATGCCAAACTGATTTACTACATGTCACCAGTTCACAAGAAGCGACCAAGCAACGGTGAATCGCATCTTACAAAACCCAACATCGCAAATATCCTCACTTCTACCTGCTTTTCTAGGTACAAATCTTACTTGATATTTGGCAGCCTTGTCATCACCTTGCCAGACATCCACACCAAGTGTCAGCTCTCCATCCGCTTCGACAGAAACAACAGACCGTGAAAACTCAATTGCCCCATCTTTCGTAACAGGTACCATGCCATCCTGAGAATCAAGTAGCACCATCTCCAGATCATCGAGACTGGCCATACGTGCAGCAAATCGCCCGTGATGGCCAGTTGGCCAGGATCCCTCAACAACTTGCACAGCGATAGTAGCCTCCACTGTCTTTGCAAGATGGCCAACCGTCACCTCCACTGTGCTTAGCTTAGAAGAGTAGGTGTGGCAATGAACTCCTTGGCGGCGATCACCAGGAAGATAGTACTTGTCCTCGATGACTAGAAGGCTTAAGAGTTTATCTTCAGACGGCATGTCACCCTTCACTTTTAGTTCAACCTCGTAGTTGACAGGATCAACAATCACAACAGCACGACTTGGACCGGTCAACAATAGAGAGGCATCCTGCATTATGACGTTTCAAAGTAATCAAATTTGGCTTTCTAGTGGATAAGATAACCAAACATGAAAATTCAGTAAAATGTCACTTGCGTCATTGTTCTATAGTGAGAATGAAGACATTTAACATGAATTGTACTGATCATCATCCCTATGGAACAATAAAGTATCTCGGATGCCTATCGTTATTAATCAGACAGGACATAGCAAGCAACTAGAAACTAGATTGAAAGCGACAAATAACACCATGCACGATCTAATCTGTCTTAGAATTTGGAAGGAACCAAAACAAATCTgataacaaaaatcataccattcaGGGATCTAATCTCTGTTAGAATTTAGAAGGAACAAAAACGAATCTGATAGAAAAATAAAGAGGGCCGTCTCTTTTTACATAGGACGTTTAGTTGCAAAAACATTCACATGATTGAGATACTGGGAATTTCCGCATGTTTGCCTCATGCGCTACAAATACAAAAAATGTTACGTTTGGTTACAAAAAGGCTACACTTGTTGTATTTGCAAAAAAGGCTACAAATACAACCAGGGCATGCCCAAAAGGCTGGTAAGCTGGGGGCGAGGTCTGATTGCAACAACACTAGTTGCCTCTTATTTGAAAACACAGCTACACTTGTGTTTGGTTACGCCCCACTCCGTACACCAATTTTTCTATATGGTACATATTGCATACCACAATAAAACATATATTTTCTGCAGTCTGCATGAAAAGGAATAAAATAGGCGGGCACAAATAATTCTGGTAGCTATTGATTATAGACTTGGATCCTTTATCACTAGTTTAAGAAAGAAAAGATCCACCTATGCGCTTGAAATGTATCAGAAATAAGCTGATTTCTGAACTATACTTCTTGCTTGATTTTTCTAGTGTACCCCTTGTTTCCAGTGTATACAGGACATGTTCAAAACATCATGACTCGAACTCAAACTAAAATGCTTCATCATAGATACTTAATACTAAAAGAACCTTCATTATGTATGTCATTGTACCATACAGCATTGTACTTCCAGTAAATTTAAAAAAATCGAAAACTACCATGCATCATGGAAAGCACAAATACCATACATCATTGTGCTGTCATAACTTTTGATCAAGCACCGTACATGTAGTGCTTGGATAGTTCAGTTATTATCAACATCTATCATACTAAGTCACTGTATACAGCATTGCTGGATGAGCATAGActaatgtagtactccctccgtcccaaaattcttgtcttagatttgtctaaatacggatgtatctcttGGTTAGTCCCATTACTATCACACCTAATTTTTTCCTTTCAGATAAGCATATATCATTTCCATTCTCTTCCATGCATGTTTGCACAGGCTCAGCTATCTGTGATGTTCGATTCAACCAAAAATACTGTATTTTGAACAACAAAAGTAATTATAACTAGTAGGGAGTAAGAGAGTTTGGTCATCATGTGAAAGATACCGATTTCAAAGAAGTTCGTCAGTTGATCTAACCGCGGAGAATTGGTAGTTGAAATATCTTATGAATCACCAACAAAAATACGCACACTATAGCGAATTAGCAGTGACCGGTCATAAGCATATATAGCATGCCTATGTGTGTGTGGAGATTATATAGCATCGAGTAAGAATTCAAATCTACGAAGACATGCACATACCCCTGCGGTGAGCCTCTGGCAATTGTCTCTGGTGCGGTTGAAGAGGAGGTTGCGATTGCGGTCAATTGAATCCCGCGCGGCAACGATGCCGTATACATCGAGCGGCCAATCCAGGCTATCATCTAATTGCGTCACCTTCACCGAGAAGACGACCACGGCATTAGCATAACCGACGCCGGCAAAGGGCGGTGGCGGCTCGTCGGTGTATCGCATTGGCTTTATGGACGCTGCACAATCGAAATTCAGGTTAGCAATTCGTCCATGATTTGATGATAAATCCTAGTCATATGCggaatcgaagaagaagaagaagaagagggatcgAGATGGCTTGGATCAGAGGAGTGAGGATCGGAGACGGATGCTTACTGGCTTCCTCGTAGGAGCCGCATAAGCTGGAGAAGGTCCAAATCCAGCTGTCGCGGTACCGCATCGCCACGGCGGCCTCCTCGTCCTCACGTTccgccgcgtccgccgccgcgtccgccgccgcctctgcgGCCACCTGCGCGCGGCGTTTCTCCTCGGTCGCCTCCAGCAGCAGGCGGCGCTTCCTCGTCCACTTGTCCTCGCGGTTCCCCCTCGCGGCTCTCCACTGCCTGCGGTTCATCCGCGGCGGCGCCTTCGCTTCTTCTGCCTCCGCCTCCATCCACGCCGGCGGAGGAAAAGCAGGTCGGGTGGGGCGGCGGAGTCGGGGGAAGTTGGTGCACGGATAGGGCCAGAAGCGCTGGTCCGATAAACTCTTCGATAGCCGTAAATTGGCCCATTAATAAATTCGCCGATCAGGTCAACGGGCCTGCGGCCCAAGTAGCGTCAAGGAAGTCCAAACatgaggctggtcacaatgggtaaGAACATAAgctaagctagtaacttacacacttccctagactatattactacctccatagtaggtaggaacatctatgtagtgtcatgcaacgatgtatttattaggttatagactcattgtttcttggagtgtgtgatgttccggtaacttagctagttaccacaagcacctctctcttcattaaatacgtgccacataagcaaagttgtattggagtgtgtgatgttactcctaaattCCTCCCCACTGTGACCGGCCTGAAAGGCCTTGAAAATCAAGTCCAACTTCTTTGGACTTCTCAAAATTCATGACAAAATGTCAAGACCCCTGTTAGTCCGCCTCCCAAGAGTAATCCGAAGAGAGTCAAGGCTACCAATGGGAAGGCTGGAACCAGTATGGCAGCAAAACAAAATTTGGCGGGCCCCAATGATGGGCGTCGCCGGGACCAATGAGTATCATAGCGTGAAACTGACTCGGTGCAGGCAAACCCACAGTTTGTGAGCTTTGCGATATGGCGAAGCAGTTTGCCCCTCTATTTTATGTAGGACGCGTCTAGCGAGTGGCAGGGTGCTCGCTAGCGCTCGCGAGCGGCCGGCCAGAAAAGGTAAGCGCCCGTCTCCCTGGTCCAGGAAGGAAAGATCCTTCTGGGCCAGTTGTTCCCCACGCGCGAACAAAGGAAAAGTAGGATCCCCCCACCACCCGTCATTGTCACGTGATACTCATCAACTCCCAGCGCCTCCCACGCCCCCTCACCCACCCTTTCTCCACCGCTGGTCGCCAGCTTCTTCCCAATGAAAGAAAACAGATTCAAGGCCATGAACTAGATCCTGTAGACACTGGCGGAGCTACTCACGCGCAAAACCGTGCCATGGCCCGCCCGACAAATCAGCAAAAAATATTTATATACTACATATGCCCATTGCCAGTCCACGTGGATAGCAGCCCAAACGCCCGGTTCAGTAGACCAGCACAACCAAACCCACAGGGCATTGCCGCCTGCCGACGGGGGAGGTTCAGCAGCTTTGGGTAGCTACAGCTAGTCAGCTAGCGGCAACTCTGACCCATCCCAGCATCCAACTTTTTGCGCTTTTCATTAGCTTGGCCCGCCCAGTTTTTTatttgtagctccgccactgcctgTAGAGCTGCCATGGCAAAGCAGCCAAGCTGAGGAGATATGGGTCAGAAAACaggaagaagagaagagaagcTTACCAGGCAACGCCATTAGGTAAGAAATCCTTCTCCTCTCCCATATCAAAACCTTGTTGCCTATccccttgcctttccctctcaatctCCCAAATCAAGTAAAAAACTCCATGATTTTGAGGGGAGAAGGAAGTAAAAGCACAGAAAATATGTGGATATGATATGTGCATAAGTAATTCACTTCCCTGTGCAAGAAAACCATGGTTTGGAACCAACTTTCAGCTGGATGTGTGCAAACAAACACACCCAGGGGTGAAAAATGCATCTTAGCAGGAAAAAAAACTTGATGTAGTCCTCTGTGCAACTAAACATGGTTTAATAGCCAACTTTCCCTTGGATGTGTGCAACAAGCACACAGAGGGATGAGTGCAAATACCATGCATTATAGCCAACTAAAACATGTATTTTAGCCAACTCAACATGCATTGTAGCCAAAACTAAACATGCATTCTACCAATTTGTACTTGTTATTTGCAAATGAACACATTAAAAACTATAGTATCTGTGCAACGAAAAATGCATAAatgtgcaactgaacatgcatTCGAGCCAACTGAACCTGTATTCTGGCCAACTCAGCATGCATGCTAGCCAAACTAAAACATGCATACTACCCAACTTGTATTGGATGTTTGGGAGTGAACACATTAGAAAACATGTAGTATATGTGTAACAAAAAATGGATAATTGTGCAACTGAATATGGATCCTAGCCAACTGAACAAGGATTCTAGCCAACTGAACATGCATATTAGCAAACTTAACTGCATTCTTGCCAACTTTGTAGCTGGATGTTTGCAaataagaacaataaaaatctATAGTACAACAACAAAACCACGAAGACCTTTTGTGAAAACCAAACAAAGATCCCTTACAACTTCTCAAGCAATGTGTGCAAATAGAAAGAACAAACCAGGCTAATGAAAGCACAAACCATAGTAATTGTCACGCATATATTCTTGTCCCACACATATTGCAAAGCTTTAGTGGAAAATATTTTCAATATACTAGAAGTAAAAACAGAAAAGGCGATGAAAACTATATCTATATTCTGTCATCCAGATCTTCTATATTCTTGCATCTGGATTTttcatctccattgtagcatcaaaTCATGTCCAAATTATGTGTAGAAAAATCTAAAACAACTCATTGCCAAAAGCAAACCTGCACATCATTACAATAACAAAGAAAAAAGTGAGAAAACAACGAGGTAAAAAAGTCATGTTGTTTATCTGTGCAACCTATTTACTGCAAAATGTgcaacttgaaggaaatatgccctagaggcaataataaagttgttatttatattttcttatatcatgataattgtttattattcatgctagaattgtattaaccggaaacttagtacatgtgtgaatacatagacaaaacaaagtgtccctacactagtagaaaaacacctaatagacccggttcgtaagggcctttagtcccggttcatgaaccgggactaatgggtcgttactaatatctccacccattggtcccggttcaaacaagaaccgggaccaatgtgcctccacgtggccctgtgcgccgagcccagtcaggggggctttggtcccggttggtggctccaaccgggaccaaaaggcatccacgcgtcagcgttccagtggctggggtttttgtttttttgaaaggaggggggttgggggttttggggggttaatttaggtgtttcatatattgtgttagctagctaattaatagagagaagtgtcctctcttatgtccgtgcttggtcgacgctacgtactatatatacataagtgatcgagagaaccattcagtacagaagttcgtcatgcataccaagagaagtgatcgatcgacctttccttctccgagagattggtcgaacaacaagttttcgtatcatgtatccgacgctactggctacatacatgtacaatatgtataagatatcttaattacaaacccctagcatttgaaatcaatttccacatggtattctccggctttactgatgacgtggtcaagaaagaatcccgccaattcctcttgaattcctttCATGCGATctagttctaggagttcatcccgcatctgccacgtctaatttgaagaagggggttaattaatacatatatatgaatgaaactcaacagaaatgatggtgtaataaaatgaaattgtgaatattattgcttacgcacttcatattgtcttctagagtagccccgcttgtttttcaaagttgcggtgtggatgaactcgcacacgtagtatccagagaaatcattcccttcctcctgccacaagcactttacgagaaatagaggtcaatcaaactaataatgaagcattataaatggcattgatgaaagtatagctatagaatcaacgggagatgcgcgcaactagctagctagtagtacttactttcgggtatgtatatcgcagctccttcggcagtcccggagcttctgcggtgaactgtttccaaaccctgcaagacaaataaaataattattattacttgagatatcaggaaataaacaaaaagttgccgatatggtgcgataatgatcgattgaacttacttgctgagcatttcagtcatgtccccgtaggtttcgggatctttccgtctcgagtctaagacggttactagtccacgctcaagcttaatctccagaagaatatagtggtacctgcgcacgcgtgcataactcatcaattacattatacTATAACCtctctcgagtaataagggaaaccaaatatgcacacgacagtaacactcacttgccgttgtaaggaaagagtatggtatctttgttttgatttttgatcaacgattgtagcaagttgtcctcggcctctttgacgttcttttcaaccagaaatacatctatgatatttgtgttaatgaacccaatatcataaatttcttgttttttgcactcgatgatcttcaatctgcataatatattgaggataattaattataaatacatgcaatgaaagagccgagctatatatagagacttaatgacagaaatagtacttacaggcagtagcaaaagaccattaatttatcgagggccttttgattgaagaacgcgaagaactcatcaaatggaacacacaacagatcatttgaaacgaggttgtgctcctctttaatgttcagatacaaactattcgtcccctcaaactctctgcaggttttcatgtaccaactatggaatcttcgcatcattgttgtcagagatttttcatctttgacgagaggcttcccatactcgtatctgtgttcgtccacctccgcgaaatcaggaagtgcatcgtcaggcaggtaatcttcaagattgccataaccggccaccgtccccggagcattagacacattgagcggggggcacgattgctgtgcttgttcgccgagctgggcaattttcccCCCTTTGcttgttcttttaaccttttaccactgacagtagttcccgaccgcttggcttggagatatgtctgttcagtaatgcgctcatagttggttctcggcggagactttggtggtttcctcagggcatcgatagtgcgctttgctttcaccggatctaccttctcctccggaggtggatgtctctttgctttcaccccttcaaagaacttcttcacgtgggtccgcacaatcgtatcattttcctcctcggacctctcgtacggtaacttctctagaggtttGAGAGATGATGgaacgtatttgtattgcctcccgcctctggttgtgctgctatacgccggagcagacggagcggctgcggcgtctgtcttctttcgtgcttgcttacgaggcagatgagaaggagtacgacgcgctagagcagccggggcggcggcaggtctcttccgcccttgctggcgaggcggagaaggaggaggaggaggaggcggaggcgtccagttcggaaggttgatgagctccttccgccataggcatggagtcttcagagcagaacccagcctagtctccccttcaccggtagggtgctcaagcgggaggtcctcaaatccctccgttatttcatccaccatcaccttagcatatccttctggaatcggctggcagtgataagttgtgccgggtccactaggataaacttggccaacagccgccttgaccttcaaattcatccatcgcgccataatatggcaactttgagactccgtgataccatccacgggatagctggcaggagccgtcaagacatgctccggcggaAGCAGCTtgatggaagccacgctgcttctccgctgagatggcggggtagcttcgggggagcttcggcaggtcgtttgctgcgatctgctgcttctcattcctcttctcgatcctctagccccattaccctttcgtgcagcgcctgcagttggtcctgctccagtttcttcctcctctcgtgggttttgtaaccccctgcgttcgaaaaaccaaccttccacggaatggagcctggcgtgcctcgtgtccgtccagggtgctcaggattcccaagggccattgtgagctcgtccttctccctgtttggaaggaacgtccctcgctgcgctgcatcgatatagtgtcgaaggttcttgactggtatttccagttgctcgtccgtccactagcacttccctgttacagggtccaaggttctgccagcctcgaagaaccaagtccggcaacggtctggccagtacattgtctctggttcgatccctttttcaagcagatcatgctcagccttggaccacttaggtcgggctttgaggtagccagctgaccccgtgcgatggtgaagcttcttcttcgcagcatttttcttgtttctcgctgacatcttcttactcttttccgatgtcttgtgggccacaaatgcgggccagtgatctttgatcttctcatatttgccgatgaattctggtgtcttttttttcgacaaactggttcagctctttcctccacctcctcattagggttgccatcttcttaagagcacaagacttgattaattgctcaactggcttctccggatcctcctctggcggtagggtgaaatttggcttcagctcagtccaaagatcttctttctacatatcattgacataagacacctcagggtcttcctccttaggcttataccattgctggatgccgatcgggatcttgtccctaacaagaaccccgcactgagcagaaaatgccttccttgtccggatgggttcaatcggttcgccgtcgggcgcgatttctgtgATCTGAAACTttgcatccgagctcaactttttcttcgggccttgtctccttaccgaagttgtgctcgatccatagggctagaaattataaggaagaaagacgagagtaattaatatgtgtacatataccaaaacaatggaagcatcaattaactagtcagcacgggcttaactaatatatatatatatatatacctgaccggactcggttcggtcaccggagcagtcaacacagtctccttcttgtacctccattgtgtcaccggagccatcatgaacatagtcctcttcttgtaccggcattaatgggcgaagccatcatgaacatagccctcttcttcacccagtccttccagctgaccatcggtgtcgaggagaaatgacgcaacttcatcacttctatttgcgattatgtcccccaacatcgcttctgtttcttcgtctcgggagtgctccatagtttctgcaaatatttacaacatgtcaattattattcaaacatggtacagatggatatatatatatatatatatatatatatatatatatatatatatatatatatatatatatatattagtggcaaacgtagaactagctagttaatcacaataaggaatcatgttagtggcctcgacgctgcttctctagggtttggggtcgcctcgacacaacgcttcaagggtttggggtggcctcgatgacaacgctcttttaacttggtaaatttgggtggcctcgagagagttaatttgtcggataGGGGCGCGACGGGAggaggtaggagaccaacatcattttctctctagggtttgggtgtcctcgagagttttggtcaagcgagagggccgaggggggtgctgccattgtataagttatcacggtcgagagggggtatatatatcgaccgcccctcatgtcgaagttatctcgagggggttatatcgacaacgacgcgacaacgacgagaaaggaaaataattaaggaaaaggaagaaaagaggaagaaggaagaagaaaaaaagaagaaaaaaaagaggagaagaagaaaggaatataggagagaagaagaaaaaatagaattttctattttttcttcttctctctatattcctttcttcttctcctcttctttttcttcttttttcctcttcttatttatttctcctcttcttcctcttcttattttcgtttttcctctcattctttttcttcttcttcttccttcttccttcttcctcttttcttccttttccttatttactttctcctctacactaacctaaaatgcactaacctaaaatcgatatctactaacaacctaaataaaaaattaatacatatatgaaaaaacatatataaacaaaaaaatgctatgaacattatattcatacatacatatatagccacatccattcatcatatatatagctaccacatacatatatacattatatatatgaaaaaaNNNNNNNNNNcacatatatacacatacaaacacatatacacgaaaaaatgcaaaaaattgctatggaaattgcaggggcggcggggcggcgcgcggcggccgcgtAGGACAGGGGCGGCGCGCATCGaccgcgcagggcaggggcggcggcgcggcggccgcgcaggggcGGCGGTGCGGTGGCCGCGCAGGGGCGTGGGACGGGAGGGGCGCGTGAGAaggctgtgctcacagggggcggcgacgacggctcAGGCGAGCAggctgacggcgtcggtggcggcggcgacgacaaggtggagcaggggcgtcgggcggtgacggcgacgaggaggagcagggggcgttGGGGGAGAAGTGAGCGATTTGGCCagaaactgctaagtgctgcttatatagcaaagccattggtcccggttcatgaaaccaaccgggactaatgcaaactttagtcctggttggtgccaccaaccgggaccaaagacctctttttcggcagcccaaagggaggGAAGCCGCGACCTTTGGTACCGACTGGTgcaacgaaccggtaccaatgcccccccttttagtcccggttggtgccaccaaccgggaccaaaggcccctgtgctgcccacgtcggggccaaagtttagtcccacctcgctagttgagaggggcgcgcagtggtttataagccccactgccgcacccctctcgagctcctctccaccgcaggctttcgggcctacttgctattgctttgcctgatgggccttctgggcctactgcgggcctgaatcctggcccatagtaggttttcatatcgtattcaggccgtgggggcctagtaggaggcattttttttgtttttttgttttctttacttattgttgctatttttttccagtttttttgttttgttttctgcattatttattttcttttgttttttgctttattttgaaattctttttgcttttagttttaggaaaattataaactttctgttagtgccattagttttcaaatttgaaaacactttttctgtttttttgttttctttcttgctttatttattttattttgtttctacttacaacaaaatacttattgttgttttttgttttgttttctgcattatttattttcttttgttttttgctttattttttaattctttttgcttttagttNNNNNNNNNNttggtggcaccaaccgggactaatgcctccccctttagtcccagttggtgccaccaaccgggaccaaaggcctctgtgctgcccgcctcgaggccaaagtttagtcccaccttgctagttgagaggggcgcgcagtggtttataagccccactgccacacccctctcgagctcctctccaccgcaggctttcgagcctacttgctattgctttgcctgatgggccttctaggcctactgcgggcctgaatcctggcccatagtagggtttcatgtcgtattcaggtcgtgggggcccagtaggaggcattttttttgttttcttta is a window of Triticum dicoccoides isolate Atlit2015 ecotype Zavitan chromosome 2B, WEW_v2.0, whole genome shotgun sequence DNA encoding:
- the LOC119365796 gene encoding uncharacterized protein LOC119365796; the encoded protein is MEAEAEEAKAPPRMNRRQWRAARGNREDKWTRKRRLLLEATEEKRRAQVAAEAAADAAADAAEREDEEAAVAMRYRDSWIWTFSSLCGSYEEATSIKPMRYTDEPPPPFAGVGYANAVVVFSVKVTQLDDSLDWPLDVYGIVAARDSIDRNRNLLFNRTRDNCQRLTAGDASLLLTGPSRAVVIVDPVNYEVELKVKGDMPSEDKLLSLLVIEDKYYLPGDRRQGVHCHTYSSKLSTVEVTVGHLAKTVEATIAVQVVEGSWPTGHHGRFAARMASLDDLEMVLLDSQDGMVPVTKDGAIEFSRSVVSVEADGELTLGVDVWQGDDKAAKYQVRFVPRKAGRSEDICDVGFCKMRFTVAWSLLVNW